Part of the Salinigranum rubrum genome is shown below.
CGTTGTGCATGTTATCGGCGCCGCGTTGTTTGCCCAGTCCGACGACGGCCATCTTGCAGAGACCGCTCTCGACGTCGCCCTCGAAGTCCGTGTGGAGTTTGATCCGGTTGACGAGCAGGACGGCGTCGGCAGCGAGCGCGTCTTCGGCCGCGTACACGGGGCGACCGACCGAGTCGCTGCCCACCTGCTCGACGGCGAGCGACGACCTGATCTCACAGCCGAGTCGGTCCGGCGTGATTCCGAGCGTCGCGAGCGTCTCTCGTTGTCCCTCGGGGGTCGCTCCCCCGTGGCTGCCCATCGCGGGGAAGACGAACGGTTCGAGCCCGCGCGACTGGAGTTCCGAGACGATGTCTTCGAGGACCGCCGGGAGGTCCTCGATTCCTCTGCTCCCCGCCGTGATGCCGACTGTGCTCCCCGGTTCGAGTTCGTCGAGTTGCGGGATGTCGTCTACCGCAGCGGTCGTGGCCGCCGTGACGTCCGAGACGGTGGGGTGGTCGCGGACGCGACTGACACGGTACGCGCGGGGCAGGTCGGACAGTTCGGCGTCGTTGGTCGATTCCAGCCGGTCCCGACCGGGAAACTCGAACTCCATGGATACGCGACCCAATGCGGATGAGCCGTTTATGTTTTGTCCCTCACGGGTCGAGGCGGGGAGTATGCGAACGTTTCGTTACGACGTCCCGCGGTCGTCGTCGCGCCGGCGTTTCCGGACAACGGCCGAGTGACCGCGTGTGGGCACCACCTCGTCGACGGGCAGTTGGTGACCGAATCGCCGCCCGGAGCGGACGAGGAACGACCGCCGACGCACGACTCGCTCCCCGCGCTCTTCGCAGCGAGCGACCACCCCGTCGAGCGAATCGGCGTCCAGACCGTCGCGCGCGGCGAGGCTGCTGTCCGCGAGTCCTTCGAGTCGTCGTGCTCGACGGACGGTCCGGTCGTCGTCACCTGCGACGCCGTGACGGATCGCCACCTCACGACACTCGCCGCGGCAGCGGACGACTTCTCCGGGCGCTGTCTGTCCGTCGGGAGCGGCGGCCTCGCACGTCACATCGCCGTCCCCGGCACGTCCTCCGGAACGAGGTTCACCGCCGACGAGAGCCGGACGGTGGTGGGCGTGTCGGGGAGCGTCGCACCGGAGACGCTCGAACAGGTCGGAGCGGTGTCGGAGGAACTGCGGCAACACCTCTGCCTCGAAACGGCCGTCACCGACCCGACCGCTGCAGGGGGCGACCTGTCGTCCCGGGGAAGTGGGGTCGTCGACAGACGCGGGGGCGTGCACCTCCACGGTGCCGACGCACGCAGCGACGTCGACCGGGCGATGACTGCCGGCGAGCGGGCGGGCGTCGACGGACCGACGGTTCGGCGTCGCGTGACGAACGCGCTCGCCGCCGGAGCCGCCGAGGTAGTCCGAAGTGGTCGGGTATCGAACCTCGTTCTCGCCGGTGGGTCGACGGCTCGGGCGGTCCTCGACGAACTCGACGCGACGGCGCTCCGTATGGCCGGCGAAGCGGTCGCACCGGGGATACCGCTCTCGACGGTCGAGGGGGGCGTCGCGGACGGGGTGACGGCCGTCACGAAAGCGGGCGGGTTCGGAGCCGAGCAAGCAATAATTAAGTCCCTCGCTCGTCTCGGTCTTCCCGATGAGCGATAGACTGCCTACTGTCGGCGTTACCATGGGTGATCCGGCTGGAATCGGGAGCGAAGTCATCGTCAAATCGTATCCGACGCTGGTCGAGTCCGCGGCCGTCGTCGTCGTCGGCGACGCGTCCGTGCTGGCAGATGCAGCAGACCGGTTCGCCCCGGGGTTGACGGTTCGCCCTGTCGACTCACCGACCGAGGCGGACGCCGACCCCGAGGGGCTTCCGGTCGTCGACCTCGACAACGTGTCCACCCATCGGTACGGCGAACTCTCCGAAGCGAACGGCGCGGCGAGCCTCGAATACGTCCAGCGGGCGATCGAACTCGCACAGGCCGGAGAGATCGACGCGATAACCACCGCACCCATCAACAAGCAGGCGACCCGGATGGCCGGCAGCGAGTACGCGGGTCACACGGGGATGCTCGCGGACTACACCGATACCGACGACTACTCGATGATGCTGATCGAGGACGACCTGACGGTGACACACGTCAGTACGCACGTCCCGCTACGAGAGGCCTGCTCGCGACTCACCGTCGACGACGTCGCGTCGACGATCACCGTCACTGACGAAGCGTTGCGCGACCTCGACATCGACGAGCCATCCATCGCCGTCGCGGGGCTGAATCCACACGCGAGCGACGGTGGACTCCTCGGCGACGAGGAGGCCGACATCATCGAACCGGCGGTAGCGCAAGTCGCCGAGAGGGGTGTCGACGTGACCGGCCCCCACTCGCCGGACACGGTCTACGTTCGAGCCGCGGCGGGGGAGTTCGACTGCGTCGTCTCGATGTATCACGACCAGGGTCACATCCCCATCAAGATGCTCGGCTTCACCGGGAGCGACGACGCGGTGAGCGGCGTCAACGTCACCATCGGACTCCCGATTATTCGGACGAGCGTCGACCACGGCACGGCGTTCGACATCGCCGGAGAGGGGGTCGCCTCCGAACAGAGCATGATCGACGCGGTGGCGACGGCCGTCGAACTCGCCCGATAAGTACGGTTCCCCCCTCGGTTCAGTCCCCTCGTCTCAGTCACACACAGCCTCGTAACCGAGAGGCCGAGACTACACCAGCGCGAAGGCGCGAACCGAACACCCGCCCGTCCCCTGGACGTTGAGTGGTGGGAAGAAGAAGTCCGCGCGCCGACTGTCCGCCCCGTCGAGCACCTGATCGAGGTTCCGCAACTCCTCGATGGGAATCACGTCGTTCTCCAGCAGTGGGAGATGCGAGTCGGCCGGATGGACGTCGGTCGACGGGCCGTGCGCTGGCACCTCGTCGTACCAGCCGCCGACGCTCGCTCCCTCCGTCCCCACCGCCTTCGGGTCGAGCGAGACGACGTACTCCGCGGCTTCGCCGGTCAGATAGGGGAACTCGAAGAGGTACTCCGGTGTCTGACCGTAGTACTCGTCCCAGCCGGTGTGGAGCATGACGACGTCACCGGGCTGGATCTCCGACTCGTACGCCTCGATGTCGGCCCGGGTGATCGGCTCCTCGGGCTCTTTCGGCGTCAGGTCGATGACGACACCCTCGCCCATGAACGCCCCGATGGAGAAGTCGTCCAGCGTTTTTCCCTCGGGGATGAAGTGCGCCGGGGCGTCGATGTGAGTCGCCGTGTGACTCCGCATCTCCAGGCGTTCCATCGTGAAGCCGTCACGTGCGGCCAGCGACGTCCGTTCGACGTCGACCGGTGGGAAACTCGGCCACACGGGGATGTCGTCGTCGATCGGGTTGGACAGCTCTATGACCTCCTTCGAATCGAGCATGTCAGGTCCGACAGGCCACGGAAAAATAAGTATTGCGCTCACCGGAACACGTTTTCGACGAGCTCCGTCTCCTCGAACAGGTCACGGTAGTCGTCGGGCACGCGGCCGTCGGTGATGAGGAGGTCGATGTCGTCGACCGTTCCGAACCGACGGAAGCTCTGTTCGCCGAACTTCTCGGTGATGGTGACGACGATGGTTCGCGTCGCGTGTTCGACGGCGAGCTGTTTGATCTTCGCCTCGGACTCGTTGGGTGCGGACAACGCGCCGTCGGGCTCGATACCGTTCACACCGATGAACGCGAGGTCGAACGACGAGTTTCGGATGTAGTCTTCGGTCGTCGGACCGACCAGTGCTTTGGTCTCGTTTCGGTACTCCCCACCCGTCAGTTTGACCGTGCCGTCCGCCTTCGAGAGCTCCGGCAGTAAGAGGGGGGCGTTCGTGACGATGATGGTCGAGCTGTCGTCCGGGACCTCCTTTGCGACCTGCATCGTGGTCGTGCCGGCGTCGAAGTAGACGACCTGCCCCTC
Proteins encoded:
- a CDS encoding four-carbon acid sugar kinase family protein, translating into MSLTGRGGEYANVSLRRPAVVVAPAFPDNGRVTACGHHLVDGQLVTESPPGADEERPPTHDSLPALFAASDHPVERIGVQTVARGEAAVRESFESSCSTDGPVVVTCDAVTDRHLTTLAAAADDFSGRCLSVGSGGLARHIAVPGTSSGTRFTADESRTVVGVSGSVAPETLEQVGAVSEELRQHLCLETAVTDPTAAGGDLSSRGSGVVDRRGGVHLHGADARSDVDRAMTAGERAGVDGPTVRRRVTNALAAGAAEVVRSGRVSNLVLAGGSTARAVLDELDATALRMAGEAVAPGIPLSTVEGGVADGVTAVTKAGGFGAEQAIIKSLARLGLPDER
- the pdxA gene encoding 4-hydroxythreonine-4-phosphate dehydrogenase PdxA; translated protein: MSDRLPTVGVTMGDPAGIGSEVIVKSYPTLVESAAVVVVGDASVLADAADRFAPGLTVRPVDSPTEADADPEGLPVVDLDNVSTHRYGELSEANGAASLEYVQRAIELAQAGEIDAITTAPINKQATRMAGSEYAGHTGMLADYTDTDDYSMMLIEDDLTVTHVSTHVPLREACSRLTVDDVASTITVTDEALRDLDIDEPSIAVAGLNPHASDGGLLGDEEADIIEPAVAQVAERGVDVTGPHSPDTVYVRAAAGEFDCVVSMYHDQGHIPIKMLGFTGSDDAVSGVNVTIGLPIIRTSVDHGTAFDIAGEGVASEQSMIDAVATAVELAR
- a CDS encoding cyclase family protein, which codes for MLDSKEVIELSNPIDDDIPVWPSFPPVDVERTSLAARDGFTMERLEMRSHTATHIDAPAHFIPEGKTLDDFSIGAFMGEGVVIDLTPKEPEEPITRADIEAYESEIQPGDVVMLHTGWDEYYGQTPEYLFEFPYLTGEAAEYVVSLDPKAVGTEGASVGGWYDEVPAHGPSTDVHPADSHLPLLENDVIPIEELRNLDQVLDGADSRRADFFFPPLNVQGTGGCSVRAFALV
- the glpR gene encoding HTH-type transcriptional regulator GlpR translates to MATRLEVSPSTIRRDLSDLADRNLIERTHGGAAPVTNVGVERAFDRRLVQNLDRKQAIAERAVQEIHEGQVVYFDAGTTTMQVAKEVPDDSSTIIVTNAPLLLPELSKADGTVKLTGGEYRNETKALVGPTTEDYIRNSSFDLAFIGVNGIEPDGALSAPNESEAKIKQLAVEHATRTIVVTITEKFGEQSFRRFGTVDDIDLLITDGRVPDDYRDLFEETELVENVFR